The Chryseolinea soli genome contains a region encoding:
- a CDS encoding YbcC family protein: MKTHQNISFDEHAVLHDLKHYLPAQAPLKDFIHHNTLHAFQKLKFEKAIRSATEIFGYKVGLTLDEYRSAYTTNRIRGDILEMIITQRHGASSIPEWKEKALIKVYENNTSPRIGQLRANWKREYRMDLDSLVQPVLFRTLCSYLDQGISIWDFPVSNKSFLSALREMERNSLASFFHKNRAKEVFLRTSCEIADLLKVLVGDESLYAQYLYDQQFAHQGWSGMVSQIEDQPQTLLDHRQISLHDLIVLELLMEIDALDTHFGVANWSPLATKIKSLPLGLFVPVPDTEYNEVLNILQEAYEWSYYDEVLEGIQFPKHPKPAPDHKSFQAMFCIDDRECSLRRYLEKLDPACETFGTPGFFSVEFYYQPEDGKFYTKLCPAPVTPKYLIKEVGSKSKRQKDAHFSKHSHNFYSGWLISQTLGFWSAFKLFVNIFRPSMSPATASSFRHMDKMSRLTIENKGLDHRENDLQIGFTIEEMTNRLEGMLKSIGLVKDFAPVVYVIGHGSSSINNPHYAAYDCGACSGRAGSVNARVICAMANKPEVRKMLAERGITIPETTQFVGGIHDTTRDEIMFFDEASLSRMNAENHSKHEVVFANALDYNSKERSRRFESIPTTLSPMRIHEKVRTRSVSLFEPRPELNHATNALCIIGRRSLTKDVFLDRRSFLNSYDYRIDPQGNILHNVMKPVGPVCGGINLEYFFSRTDNQKMGAGTKLPHNVMGLFGVANGIDGDLRPGLPSQMIEVHDPIRLMVIVEQFPEMLLDVIQRSPEVYEWFINEWVYLAAVNPETRQASVFKEGKFAAYKPLLSKVDVVPDVTAIIETHHDNLPVYSLS, encoded by the coding sequence ATGAAAACACATCAAAATATTTCCTTCGATGAGCATGCCGTACTTCACGACCTGAAGCACTACCTGCCGGCTCAGGCCCCCCTCAAGGATTTTATCCACCACAACACGCTTCATGCTTTCCAGAAGCTGAAGTTTGAAAAAGCGATCCGCAGCGCCACCGAGATTTTTGGCTACAAAGTGGGCCTCACGTTGGACGAATACCGGTCGGCCTATACCACAAACAGGATCCGGGGAGATATCCTGGAGATGATCATCACCCAACGGCACGGCGCTTCCTCCATCCCGGAATGGAAAGAGAAAGCGCTCATCAAAGTATACGAGAACAACACCTCGCCCCGCATCGGCCAGTTGCGCGCCAACTGGAAAAGAGAATACCGCATGGACCTCGATTCATTGGTGCAGCCGGTTCTCTTCCGCACGTTGTGCAGCTACCTTGACCAGGGCATTTCCATCTGGGATTTCCCCGTCAGCAATAAAAGTTTTCTTTCGGCATTGCGTGAAATGGAGCGCAACAGCCTGGCCAGCTTTTTCCATAAGAACCGGGCAAAAGAAGTATTCCTGAGAACATCCTGCGAGATCGCCGACCTGCTGAAGGTTCTGGTAGGGGACGAGTCGCTCTACGCACAATATTTATACGACCAACAATTTGCACACCAGGGATGGTCGGGCATGGTGTCGCAGATCGAAGACCAGCCACAGACCCTGCTCGACCACCGGCAGATCTCGCTCCACGACCTTATCGTGCTCGAACTACTGATGGAGATCGACGCCCTGGACACACATTTTGGCGTAGCCAACTGGTCACCGCTGGCCACCAAAATAAAGAGCCTTCCGCTCGGGTTGTTTGTGCCCGTGCCCGACACGGAGTACAACGAAGTGCTCAACATCCTGCAGGAAGCCTACGAATGGTCCTACTACGACGAAGTGCTGGAAGGCATACAGTTTCCCAAACATCCTAAACCGGCGCCGGACCACAAAAGCTTCCAGGCCATGTTCTGTATCGACGATCGCGAATGTTCGCTCCGTCGCTACCTGGAAAAACTCGACCCGGCGTGTGAGACCTTTGGAACCCCCGGCTTCTTTAGCGTGGAGTTCTACTATCAGCCCGAAGACGGCAAGTTCTACACCAAGCTGTGTCCCGCGCCGGTAACCCCCAAGTACCTCATCAAGGAGGTGGGTTCGAAAAGCAAGCGCCAGAAAGATGCACACTTCTCGAAGCATTCGCATAACTTCTACAGCGGTTGGCTCATATCCCAGACGTTGGGATTCTGGTCGGCCTTCAAACTGTTTGTGAACATCTTCCGCCCGTCAATGAGCCCGGCAACGGCCTCGTCGTTCAGACACATGGACAAGATGTCGAGGCTGACCATCGAGAATAAAGGACTGGATCACCGCGAGAACGACCTGCAAATCGGTTTCACCATCGAAGAAATGACCAACCGCCTGGAGGGTATGTTGAAAAGTATTGGGTTGGTGAAAGACTTTGCGCCGGTAGTGTATGTGATCGGCCACGGCTCCAGCAGCATCAACAACCCACACTATGCCGCCTACGACTGCGGCGCGTGCTCGGGTAGAGCCGGCTCGGTGAATGCCCGCGTCATCTGTGCCATGGCCAATAAACCCGAGGTGAGAAAGATGCTCGCCGAACGCGGCATCACCATCCCCGAGACCACCCAATTCGTGGGGGGCATCCACGACACCACACGCGACGAGATCATGTTCTTCGATGAAGCGTCGCTGTCCAGAATGAACGCCGAAAACCATAGCAAGCATGAAGTGGTGTTTGCTAACGCGCTCGACTATAATTCCAAAGAACGCTCGCGGAGATTCGAATCCATCCCGACCACGTTGAGTCCTATGAGAATTCACGAAAAGGTCAGAACGCGATCTGTGTCGCTCTTCGAACCGCGTCCCGAATTGAACCATGCGACAAATGCGCTGTGCATCATCGGCCGGAGAAGCCTGACCAAGGACGTCTTCCTCGACCGCCGTTCGTTCCTCAACTCCTACGACTACCGGATCGATCCGCAAGGCAACATCCTCCACAACGTGATGAAGCCCGTGGGCCCGGTGTGCGGCGGCATCAACCTGGAGTATTTCTTCTCGCGCACCGACAACCAAAAGATGGGCGCCGGCACCAAGCTGCCCCACAACGTGATGGGACTCTTTGGTGTGGCCAACGGCATCGACGGCGATCTTCGCCCCGGCCTGCCCAGTCAAATGATCGAAGTGCACGATCCGATCCGGCTCATGGTCATCGTGGAGCAATTTCCCGAGATGTTGCTGGATGTTATACAGCGAAGCCCCGAAGTATACGAGTGGTTCATCAACGAATGGGTATACCTGGCTGCCGTCAATCCCGAAACGCGGCAGGCCTCCGTGTTCAAGGAAGGCAAGTTCGCGGCATACAAGCCGTTGCTCAGCAAGGTCGACGTTGTTCCCGACGTGACAGCCATCATCGAGACGCATCACGACAATCTTCCCGTTTACTCACTTTCATAA
- the msrB gene encoding peptide-methionine (R)-S-oxide reductase MsrB, translated as MQRFVFIVAITLFAACTGNSQNRVEKEKIAKDTAKVIQRTDAEWRAILTSEQYHVLREKGTDAPYMGKYYLHHEKGVYTCAGCGAELFTSDMKFDSECGWPSFDKELAGDKILKIEDTSHGMIRTEIVCARCGAHLGHLFDDGPTLTGKRYCVNSTSLNFESNKKKK; from the coding sequence ATGCAACGATTTGTTTTCATTGTAGCCATCACCCTGTTTGCCGCCTGCACCGGCAATAGCCAGAACCGCGTCGAAAAGGAAAAGATCGCTAAGGATACGGCCAAGGTCATCCAGCGTACCGATGCTGAATGGCGCGCCATACTCACCTCCGAACAATACCATGTGCTGCGCGAAAAGGGAACCGATGCCCCTTACATGGGTAAATATTACCTGCACCACGAAAAAGGTGTCTACACCTGTGCCGGTTGCGGCGCGGAGTTGTTCACGTCCGATATGAAGTTTGATTCCGAATGCGGATGGCCCAGCTTTGACAAAGAGCTTGCCGGCGACAAGATCCTGAAGATCGAAGACACCTCCCACGGCATGATCCGCACCGAGATCGTCTGCGCCCGTTGCGGTGCCCACCTCGGCCACCTCTTCGACGACGGCCCTACGCTGACCGGCAAGCGCTATTGCGTGAATTCCACCTCGCTTAATTTTGAGTCGAATAAAAAGAAAAAGTAA
- a CDS encoding proton-conducting transporter membrane subunit, with amino-acid sequence MTSLLQLFIVIPLAGFLLSLLIPGKQETLMSRVAFSTVGLHLLSFLVFAVYWFIDGLPPYDLKDIVLFKTTGYEFFIDFYFDRVTATYLFVGAFLTFLVTIYSRYYLHREVGYKRFFNTILFFYFGYNLTIFSGNLETLFVGWEILGISSFLLIAFYRDRYLPVKNAVKVFSIYRIGDVGLILAMWLMHHLWHENVTFAKLSNFELVHEHLQRHSWVGVLISLLILISAAAKSAQLPFSSWLPRAMEGPTPSSAIFYGSLAVHLGVFLLLRTFPFWEHQLSVRILIGLLGFVTSVITTGIARVQSSVKSQIAYASIAQIGLIFIEIAAGFSGLALFHFAGNAFLRTYQLLVSPSVVSYLIREQFYNFTPRARSIEDSFPKKMQYTLYMLCLKEWNLDSFMYRYLWNPLKWAGRGLNFLTVSRVMLFFVPAYLIGVASLYGEEVIPPAIHQALPIFFSLLALIAVLKSFTERKNVEMSWILVIMNHFWIALAISFNEHFKYDQTFLYLSGILVSGLLGYFCLRWLKSLEQNIDLDQFHGHSYRHPKLAFIFLLSCLGVSGFPITPTFVGEDLIFTHIHEEQFLLAFFVSLSFIIDGLSIIRIYARVFLGPHVKSVYEMGYRSS; translated from the coding sequence ATGACATCGCTTCTTCAACTTTTCATCGTGATCCCGCTGGCGGGATTCCTATTGAGCCTGCTCATCCCCGGCAAACAGGAAACCCTCATGTCGCGCGTGGCCTTCTCTACGGTGGGGCTTCATTTGTTGAGCTTCCTTGTGTTTGCCGTATACTGGTTTATCGACGGCCTGCCCCCGTATGATCTGAAAGACATCGTGCTCTTCAAAACCACGGGCTATGAATTCTTCATCGACTTTTATTTCGACCGGGTCACGGCCACCTACTTGTTTGTGGGGGCGTTCCTCACGTTCCTGGTAACGATCTATAGCCGCTACTATTTGCACCGCGAAGTGGGCTACAAGCGGTTCTTTAACACGATCCTGTTCTTCTACTTCGGCTACAACCTCACCATCTTCTCCGGCAACCTGGAGACGCTGTTTGTAGGGTGGGAGATCCTGGGTATTTCTTCGTTCCTGCTCATCGCTTTCTATCGCGATCGCTACCTGCCCGTGAAAAATGCCGTGAAGGTGTTTTCCATCTATCGCATCGGCGACGTGGGATTGATCCTGGCCATGTGGCTCATGCACCACTTGTGGCACGAGAACGTCACCTTTGCGAAGTTGAGCAACTTCGAGTTGGTGCACGAACATTTGCAACGCCACAGTTGGGTAGGGGTGCTCATTTCGCTGTTGATCCTCATCTCGGCCGCCGCCAAGTCGGCACAGCTGCCGTTCTCCTCCTGGTTGCCGCGCGCCATGGAAGGGCCCACGCCTTCGAGCGCCATCTTCTATGGATCGCTTGCCGTGCATTTGGGCGTGTTCCTTTTGCTGAGGACCTTTCCCTTCTGGGAGCACCAGCTTTCGGTGCGCATCCTCATCGGCTTGCTGGGCTTTGTCACCAGCGTGATCACGACCGGCATCGCCCGCGTGCAGTCGTCGGTGAAGAGCCAGATCGCCTACGCGTCCATTGCGCAGATCGGGTTGATCTTTATCGAGATCGCCGCCGGATTCAGCGGGCTGGCGTTGTTCCACTTTGCCGGCAATGCTTTCCTGAGAACGTATCAATTGCTGGTGTCGCCTTCGGTGGTGAGCTATCTCATCCGCGAGCAGTTCTACAATTTCACGCCCCGTGCCCGCTCCATCGAAGACTCATTCCCCAAGAAAATGCAGTACACGCTGTACATGCTGTGTCTGAAAGAATGGAACCTCGACTCCTTCATGTACCGCTATCTCTGGAACCCGTTGAAGTGGGCTGGTCGCGGGTTGAACTTCCTCACCGTGAGCCGCGTGATGTTATTCTTTGTGCCGGCCTATCTCATCGGCGTGGCCAGTTTATATGGCGAAGAGGTGATACCGCCCGCGATCCACCAGGCGTTGCCCATCTTTTTCTCCTTGCTGGCGCTGATCGCGGTGTTGAAATCCTTTACCGAAAGAAAGAATGTGGAAATGAGCTGGATCCTGGTGATCATGAATCACTTTTGGATCGCCCTGGCCATTTCCTTTAACGAACATTTCAAGTACGACCAGACGTTCCTGTACTTGAGTGGTATCCTCGTTTCCGGATTACTGGGATACTTTTGCTTGCGGTGGTTGAAATCGCTGGAACAAAACATTGACCTGGACCAGTTCCATGGCCATTCCTACAGACACCCCAAGCTGGCGTTCATCTTCCTGCTGTCGTGTCTGGGTGTTTCAGGATTTCCCATCACCCCCACGTTTGTGGGAGAGGACTTGATCTTTACCCATATTCACGAAGAGCAATTCCTGCTGGCGTTTTTTGTGTCGTTGAGCTTTATCATCGACGGCCTTTCGATTATCCGGATCTATGCGCGGGTGTTCCTTGGTCCTCACGTAAAATCAGTTTACGAGATGGGCTATCGTTCATCATAA